The nucleotide window GCTCGCCGGACCCGCCGGCTCCGTCGCGGCCGCGCGCTCGCCGGCCAGTCCGTACGCCGCCGTGGCGACGAGAGCCGCCTCGGTCGGCGTCGCGATCGGGGCGTCCGCCCGCCCGGCGAGCGCGGTCACGGTTCCGAGCGTGCTCGCGAGCATACAGCCGGAGCCGACGAACGACCCCATTCGCTCGTGGCCGACGGCGAGTCCGTACGTCCCCCGCTCCGCGTCGGCGACGACGTCCTCGACGCCCGACGCGACGACGACGGCACCGGTCTCGGTCGCCAGCGCCTCGGCGGCGGCCGCGACGCCGGACTCCTCGCCCACGGACTCGACGCCCCTGACCGTCGCCTCCTCGCCCGCGAGGCCACGGATCTCGCCGGCGTTACCCTTGATCGCGTCGAACGCGACCGAATCGAGGAGCCGGCCGACCGACGCCACGCGGTGCGGCGTCGCGCCGTATCCGACCGGATCGAGGACGACGGGCACGTCGGCCTCGTTCGCCCGCTGTCCGGCGTCGACCATGGCGTCGATGTCGGGTCGGCTCGCCGTGCCGGTGTTTATTACGACGGCGTCGGCCCCGGCCGCCATGTCGCCCGCCTCGGCCGGCGCGTCGGCCATCACCGGGAGCCCACCCCAGTGGAGCGTGACGTTCGCCGTCTCGCTCGTCGTCACGGCGTTCGTGAGGTGGTGGACGAGCGGCTTGGTCTCGCCGACCGCGGACAGCGCCCGGCCGAGGCGCTCGGCGTCGAAGTCGGCGAGCGGGTCGCGCGCCTCAGACATCCGCGACCGCCTCCCCGAGCGCCGCGGTCGCTTCCGTCGGGTCCACCGCGGCCGTGATCGCCGACAGCGCCGCCACGCCGGTCGCGCCCGCGTCGACGACTGGTCCCGCGTTGCTCGCGTCGATGCCGCCGATCCCGATCACCGGAATCTCGACCGCGTCGGCGACGGCGGCGACCCGCCCGGTGCCGATCCCGTTCTGCTCGTCGGGCACGTCCTTCGAGTCCGTCCCGTAGACGGCTCCGACGCCGAGGTAGTCCGCGCCCGCCGCCTCGGCCTCGCGCGCCTCGTCGACCGTCGACGCGGAGACGCCGACGACCGCCTCCCCGCCCAGTCGCTCGCGGGCGACGGAGACCGGGAGGTCCGACTGGCCGAGGTGGACGCCGTCGGCGTCGACCGCGGCCGCGAGGTCGACCCGGTCGTTGACGATCAGCGGCACGCCGGCCTCGGCCGTCAGTTCGCGGAGCCGGAGCCCGGTCTCGTACCGCTCCCGCGCGGAGGTCCCCTTATCCCGGAGCTGGACGGCGTCGATCCCGCCGTCGATCGCGGCCGCGACGACCTCGGGAGTCGTCCGCCCCGCGGACCGGCTCGCCGCCGTGACGAGGTATGTCTGCCACTCGTTGGTATTCACGTGTGGTACAGGGCTCCGGCGGCATGAAAACGGTTGCGCTACTGGTCGGTCGCGCCCCGGACGGACAGACACAAGCCGACCCGACGCCTACCCCAGTCCAATGCTATCCCGACTCCGACGCGGCGTCGCCCGCGTCGCCGAGGCGGTCGCGGGCGCGCTCCACCGCGCCGGCGTCATCGACCGGTCGCGTCTCGACGAGACGATGGGGCTGGCGTGGCCCCGGATCGTCACCGGGTTCGCGATCATGTCGAAAAACACCGTGGACCTCGCGGTGATCGGCCACGCGGTGGGGGTCTCCGCGGTCGCCGGACTCGGGTACGCGTTCGCGTTCTGGCAGCTCGCGAAGTTCGTCTCCATCGGCCTCGCCGGCGGCACCGTCTCGCTCGTCTCGCAGAACTACGGCGGCGACGAGCGCGGCCGCGCGGGGCTGGTGGTCAAGCAGTCGCTGATCGTGGCCGGGCTGCTCGTCGCGCCGATCGTCGCCGGGTACGTCCTCGGGGCGGAGCGGCTGATCGCCCTCGTGGGCGGGGAGGAGGCGGCGCTGTCGGCGGGGACGACCTACCTCGTCGTCACGGCCCCCGCGCTCGCCTTCGAGTTCTTCAACATGATCGCGAGCCGGACGTACGCCGGCGTCGGCGACACCCGAACGCCGATGGTCGCCCGCGCCGGCGGCGCGCTGTTGAACGTCGTCCTCACCGGCTGGCTCGTCCTCGGGGCCGGGCTGGGCGTGTTCGGTGCCGGGCTCGGCACCGCGCTCTCCATCGCCGCCGTCGGGCTCGTCCTCGCGTGGGGGATGACCGGGCGCTCGTACTTCGGCCGCGGCGCGTCGCCGGTCCCGGTCGGACGCTCCGGGCCGTGGCTCGACGTCGGCCTCTCGCGGCAGCTCCTCCGGGTGTCCGCACCCCTGATCGCCCGGCGCGTCGCGGAGGGGGTCGTCGTCTTCCCGCTCCTGTGGATCGCCTCGTCGTTCGGCGAGGCGATCGTCGCCGCCTTGGAGGTCGGCCGCCGGGTGCGAGCCCTGCTCGGCAGCTTCAGCTGGGGATTTTCGATCGCCGCGAGCACGCTCGTCGGCCAGCGGCTCGGCTCCGGCGAGGAGTCGCTCGCGACCGCCTACGGCCGCGACGTGATCGCCTTATCGGCGGTCGTCTACGTCCTCGCGTCGGCCGCGGTGATCGCCGCCGCCGGCCCGATCGCCGGGGTCTTCGTCGACGACCCGGCCGCGGTGAGCGCCACCGCGGCGTTCGTCATCGCGGCCGCGGTGTCGGCGGTCCCGCTCGGGATCGACGGCTCGATCACCGGCTCGCTCCGGGGCGCGGGCGACACGCGCTGGCCGTTCGTCGCCTCCATGATCGGGCTGTACGCCGTCGCGCTCCCGGCCGCGCTGGTCGGGCTCGCGACGCCGCTCGGCGTCGGCGGCCTCTACGTCGCGCTGGTGACCGAGAAGCTCGTCCCCGCCGGACTGAACGGCTACCGGTTCCGGTCGAACCGCTGGCAGGCCGTCAGCCGGCAGTACAGACCGGGCGCGGGCGACGCCGAGGAAGAGGTCTAGCGGTTCCGTCGGACTCGTCCGCGGGAGACACGTTCAATCGATTCCGCGTGCGACGGGCTAAGCGGTCGTCGAACGCGCCGCTAGTGGGAGTCAGTCGGAATCGGCTACAGCAGCGCGATCCCGGCACCGACGGCGGCGCTCGTCAGCGCGAGGCCGGCGAGGGCGACCGTCGTTTTTCCACGTTGTCCGCTGGGACCGTCGTCACCTGAGCCGAAGCCGCTGAAGCCGGTCAGAACGCCGAAACCGACCGCAACCGCGGAGAGTCCACCGGAGAGCGCCAGCACCGTCCAGATCTCGAGTCCGTGCTGTCCTACTTCCCGTGCGGCCGTCCCGGCGAGGAGGACGCCGGCCGCTATCGGGGCCGCGGCTATCGCGTCGTTGGAGGGCATCAGTTCGGATACCTAACGCGAGTCTCAAAAGGATAGTGATGCCGTCGACGCGACGGGCGGTTCTCATCGGCTCCCCGACTTGTCCGATACCGCTCCTGAAAACCGGGATTCGAAGGTGACCCGGCGGCGGCCCCGAGACGGTCGGACGCCGAACGACGTCGACCGACGCCGCCGTCACTCGTCGTCCGCGACCGATTCGAGGACCTCGACGCTCCCGGTGAGCTGCCGGTGGACGTACGGCATGTCGATGCCGGCGTCGTCGAACGCCTCCTTCACCGCGGTGACGTACTCGGAGCGCACCCGGACGAAGTCGCCGCGGTCGGGGTCGTCGATCCACCAGCGCGACTGGAGCCCGACCGCGGAGTCACCGAGTTCGGTGACGCGGACGGACACGCCCGGGTCGTCGAGGATCTCCTCGTGTTCCTCGGCCTTCTCGACGATGATGTCGGTCGCCTCGCCGATGTCGTCGTCGTAGCCGATCCCGAAGACGAACTTCTGGCGAAGCGTGTCGTACGCGACGGGGTTCGTCACCACGTTGTTCGCGAGGTCGCCGTTCGGCACGGTGACCAGCTCGTTGTCGAACGTCCGGACGCGGGAGACGCGCAGGTCGATCTCCTCGACGCGACCGGAGTTACCGTCCCACTCGATCCAGTCGCCGACCTCGAACGGCTTGTCCTTCAGGATGAACACGCCGGCGACGAAGTTGCCGAGGAGGTCCTGCGCGGCGAAGCCGACCGCGAGCGCGATAGCGCCGCCGAAGACGGCGAACGCCGAGAGGAACGCGCCGTAGCCGGCCACGGCGAACCCGATCGCGATCGCGGCCACCCAGACGACGGCGTTGAGCACGTTCGTCCCGAGGCTCAACACCGCCTCGTCGAACCCGCGCGACCTGACGATCCGCCGGAGCCCCGGAATCAGTACGTACTTGCCGAGCAGCAGCACGGCCACGAAGCCGGCGACGAACCTGAGCGCCGTCGTCGCGATCGCCGCCACGTCGACCGCGTTCGTGATCGCGTCGACCTGTAAGAGATACATCACCCGCTCTTTCGGGAGACTATATAAAGAAGCTACTGGCAGCGCGGTTGTTTACGCCCGGTCCGCGGTCCTGTCGGCCGGTTCGCGGTCCCGTCAGCCGGTCCGCGATCCCGTCGGCCAGTTCGACGCTCGCGGCCGCTTCAGTCGCTCCGAACCGCGAGCGGGCCGTCGCCGCGGGCGACCGCGCGGAGCCGCCGTCCGTGGACGTCGTCCGCGGCGATCCGCTCGCGGACCGCCGCGGGGATCCACGACTTCCGGTCTTCGGGGTCGGGAGCGGGGTCAACGTCCGGGGGTCGGATCTCGTCGTGGAGGTACCGGGCGTACGTCGGGAGCCGCTCGCGGAGCGGCACGCCGCCGGCGTCCGCCACGGCTTCGAGTTCGCGGAGGTCCGGCCACTCGTAGGCGGGGTTGATGTAGTCGTCCGTCACCGGCGAGACCCCGCCGAGGTCGTCGATGCCGCAGTCGAACAGCTCCGCCGCCGGCGAGAGGTTCGGCGGCACCTGAACGGACACCTCGGGCGGGAGCGCGGCGCGCGCCATCGCCACGACTCGGCGCATCGTCGCGAGGTCGGGCTTCGGGAAGTCGGAGCGCTCGTTCGGGACGACGTTCTGGACGATCACCTCCTGAACGTGGCCGTGTCGCTCGTGGAGGTCCCGGATCGCGAGCAGGCTCTCGGCGCGGTCGCGCCAGTCCTCGCCGATCCCGACGAGGACTCCGGTGGTGAACGGGACGCCCTGCCGGCCCGCCGCCCGGATCGTGTTGAGCCGCTGGCCGGGCGTCTTCCGACGGCCGCCCGAGTGCGCGTCCACGTCGGCCGTCGTCTCCAGCATGACGCCCATCGACGCGTTCACCTCGCGGAGGGCCGCGAACTGCGACTCCGTCAGATCGCCCGGGTTCGAGTGCGGGAGCAGCCCCTCCTCCAAGGCAATTTCGCAGGCCCGGTAGAGGTAGTCGTGGACCGAGTCGAACCCCCACTCGGCGAGCGTCTCGTGGATCGCGGTGTACCGCTCGTCGGGGTCGTCGCCGAAGGTGAAAAGCGCCTCCGTACAGCCCGCGTCGGCCCCGACCCGACACCGCTCGCGCACCTCCTCGGGCGACAGCAGCGACGCCTCGCCCGGCACGTCGTAGTAGGTACAGTACGTACAGGTGTAGCGACACGCCGTGGTCAGCGGGACGAAGACGTTGCGCGCGAACGTGAGCCGATCGGCGGTGTCGACGTCGGCCGGGCCGACCGAGAGCAGTCGCTCGACCTCCGGCTCGGCGACCGCGATGTCGACCCCGTACTCGTCGGCCCCGGCGAACACGGCCGTCACTCGCGGGCGGCGTTCAAAAAGGATCGCGGTTGCGGATCCCCCGGCGACACCGAATATAGTTACTCTCGGGCGACCGTCACCCGACCGCCGGACGCGTCGAGCGCGACGCCGGCCTCGCGGAGCCACGTCGCCGCCCGTCCCTCGCCGTGGATCAGCACCTCCGCGAGGTCGTCCGGCTCGTCGACGTCGGTCGCGAGCCGGTGGGAGTCGACCGCGACGAATGCCGCGCCGACCTCGGCCGCGATCTCGCGGTGGTCGAGGTACGACGCGCCGTGGTAGTCCACCCGGAACTCCGGGTGTGAGGCGACGAACGCGTTCGTGCCGCCGCCGCGCCCTGGGGCGACCGCGACATCCGCGTCGCGACCGGCCTCGAAGAGGCGGTCGATCGTTTCCGGGGTCGCCAAGGCGAGGTCCGCCATCACGACGGCGACGGGTCCCCCTGACGACTCGGTTCCGTCTTCTCCGCCCAACCGCGCGTCGAGCGCCGCGTTCACCGCGTCGGTCAGCGGGCGGTCGTCGACGGTGACCGGACGATCGACGTCGACCGCGTCGGTCGCGAGGACCCGCGGGTCGCCGCCGGCGGCGACGACGGCGTCTAGCACGTCCTCCAGCATCGCCCGCGCGAACGCGTGTCGCTCATCGGGCGAGAGCACGTCTGAGAGTCGCGACTTCGGCCGGTCGGTCGAAAAGGGGACGATGACCTCCATCGCGAGCGACGGGGCCCTTAGAACAGGGATTCCAGCTCGTCGCTGTCGTCGCTGACGAGCTCGTCGAGGTTCTCGTCGCTCTCCTCGCGGATCTCGTCTAAGTTGTCCTGCGCCTCGATGGCGACCTGCTGGAGCTCCTTGATCCGCGGGACGTTCGTGACGCCCGCGAGCAGGATGACGGTCGCGACGAAGCCAGCGCCGCGGTACGGGTAGTCCCCGCCGCGGACCTCCATCGAGCCGGTCTGCTCTTCGAGCCACTTGCGGCCGCGCTCGATACCCTTCCGGTTGAGGTACTCCGGCGGGCCGGCGAGCACGAGCAGCGCGCGCTCCGCGCCCTCGATCTCACAGGGGAGCGTGAGCCGCCCCAGCGCCGCCTTGCGCACGAGGCTGGTGATCCGGTTCGTGGTGTGGGCGCTGTCCAGCTCCTCGTCGTTGCCGTCGTCGCGGAGCCGCGAGAGCAGCCCGCCCGAGGAGCGCTCCTCGACCTCCTCCTCGGCGTAGCCGACCGTGGAGACGCCGCCGCCGGAGAGGGTGTTGATGATCTCCGAGGAGTCGACGACGCTCTCGGCGACCTCCTGACCCTGCTGGATCTCGCCCGCGCCGAACAGGATGCCGAACCGCCGGACGATCTCCTCGTTGATCTCCTCGTAGCCGCCCTGAACGGACTCGCCCGTCTTCCGCCAGGCGTCGTTGTCGAACACCATCAGGTTGTCCACCTCGCGGACGAACGTCTGGAACGAGCGGGCCGCGTTGAGGGTGTAGATACCCCCCTCGTCGCTGCCCGGCAGGATGCCCAGCCCGTACACCGGTTCGGTGTAGATCCGCTTGAGGTGTTTCGCCAGCACCGGCGCGCCGCCGGAGCCGGTCCCGCCGCCGAGCCCGGCGACGACGAGGAACGCGTCGACCTCGTGGACGGGGATCGAGTCGATCGCGCCCTGGACCTCGTCGATGTCCTCCTCCGCGATCTCCGCGCCCAGTTCGTTGTCCGCGCCCACGCCGTGGCCCTTCACCCGGGACTGGCCGATGAGGACGCGCTGGTCCTCGGCGATGTGTTCCAGCCCCATGAGGTCCGCCTTCGCCGTGTTGACGGCCGCCGCGGCCCGAACTATCTCGGAGCCGGTCCGCTTGTCGTACTCCAAGAACTTGTCGACAACTTTGCCCCCCGCCTGTCCGAATCCGATCATTGCGAGTTTCATCGTGTGCTCCCTCCGCGTTTGACGTGAACAGAACGTGATCTCGTATATAAGCCTTCGGTTGCCGTTACCAGTCGTGAGATTCGAGCGGTTGACACGTTCGCCGCGCCTCCCGCCGCAGTCGCCGCGGTCATCGGATCCCCAAGTGCTCACCGAGCGTCGTCAGTTCGGCCGCGTCGACGCCGAACGCCGCGACGTCGTTGTCGGCGGTCGTGTTGTCGAACTTTAGCGACCGGTACTGGTCCGGTCCCATCGGGAAGCCGGGGACCGCGCCCAGCACGGAGAGACCGATCTTCGCGAGCGGCATGGGCAGCGGGAGGATGGTGATCCCCTTCTTTTCGGCCTCGTAGACCAGATCCGTCACCTGCCGGAGCGTGAGTACCTCCGGGCCGCCGATCTCGTAGGTTTCGCCGGCGTGTTCCTCGTCGGCCACCGCGGCCGCGATCATCGGCACCAGATCCTCGACGTGAATTGGCTGGAACCGGGTCTTGCCGCCGCCGGGGAGCGGGTACAGCGGGACGCCCGGCGCGAACATCCCCTTCAACCGCTTGGTGAACGAGACGAACTCGCCGCCCTCGCCGAAGACGACCGACGGACGGAAGATCGTCCAGTCGAGGTCGCTCTCGCGGACGATCCCCTCCGCCGCGCCCTTCGAGCGGATGTAGGCGGTGTCGCCGTTCGGGTCCGCGCCGAGCGCGCTCAGCTGGACGAACCGCTCGACGCCGCCGTCCGCGGCCGCGCGGACGAGGTTCTCGGTCCCGCCGCGGTGGATCCGGTCGTGCATGCGGTTGCCGCCCTCCGGTTCGAACAGCGGCGAGAGCGCGACCAGGTTCACGACCGCGCCGTGGCCGTCGACGGCCGACTCGATGGAGTCGTAGTCGGTCACGTCCCCGCTGACGCCCGTCACTCCCTCCGGCGTCTCTTCGGGCGAGCGGGAGAGCGCGGTCACCGCGTGGCCGTCCTCGGCGAGCGCGCGACAGAGATACGATCCGATAAATCCGGTCCCGCCGGCTACCAACACTTTCATACAATCCGCATCGCGTGGAAGGCCCGTAAACCTACCGCGCCGTCAGACGCTCCGGCGACGGTGCGGTCGGTCACTCCTCGTCGGTCTCGGGCGTCGGGACCGTCAACACCGGGACGGCGGCAGTCCGTAAGGTGCGCTCGGCGACGCTCCCCAGTAGGTACCGGCTCACGCCGGTCCGGCCGTGGGTCCCCATCGCCACGAGGTCGACGCCGTGGTCCTCGACGTACGCGCGGATCCCGCGCGGGGCCGAGGGGGCGACCTCGACGGAGCCGACCGCCGCGACGCCGGCCGCCTCGACCCGCTCGACGCCCGCGGCGACCTCGTCGTCGGCGTACTCGGAGAGGACGTCCGCGTCGACGTAGTCGCCGACGCCGATCCCGCCCGTGGCGACGACCGAGAGGACGTGGATCGTCGCGCCCGCACGCTCCGCGATCGGGATCGCCCGGTCGAGCGCGGCGGTCGCCGCCGGGCTGCCGTCGGTCGGGACCACCACGTCCTCGTACGGGTACGTTGTCTCATCGTCGTCCGGGCGGAGGGCCAACACCGGCACCGAGGACTGCCGGACGACGCGCTCGGTCGTGCTACCGACGAGGCGCTCGACGCCCTGGCGGCCGCGCGTCGACACGGCGACGAGGTCGGCGTCGACCTCCGCGGCGTACGCGGCGACCGTCTCCGGAACGCCGCCCTGCCGGACCGCCGTCTCCGCGTCGACGCCGCGGTCGGCGGCGCGGGCGGCCGCGTCCGTGACGATCGACTCGCCCTCGCGTTCGAGCACGTCCACCACGTCGCCGCCGATCCGCGTCACGCTGTCGCGGGTCGTGTCCGCCACGTGGAGGAGGTGGACCGTCGCGCCGTGGTCGGCGGCGACGGCGAGGACGTGGTCGAGGGCCGCCGCGGCCGCGTCGCTGCCGTCGGTGGGGACGCAGATCCGGTCGAGCATGGGTCATCGGTCACGGTCGCGGGTGAAAAACGCTCGCGTCGTCGGCGTCGACCGGGCGGGGTCGGCCGGGAGGAATCGGCGGCGGCCGCGACGGAGTCCGAGCGTTACTCGGTCGCGTCGGCGGGGCCGTCGTCCGGGTGCGTGCCGTCGTCGGCCGCGTCGGCCCCCTCGCGCCGCGTGACGCGCACCGTCGAGATGCGCGCGCCGTCGACCGCGGTGACCTCGAAGGCGAACGCGTCCGTCTCGGCGACGTCGCCGACCTCCGGCGAGCGACCGATCCTGTCGAGGACGAACCCGCCGAGCGTCTCGTAGCCGTCGCCGTCGAGATCGGTGCCGAGCGCGTCGTTGACGGCGGTGAGCGGGACGGAGCCGTCGGCCTCGTGGGTGCGCTCGGCGGTCCGGCGGATGGTGTGGTTGCGCTCGGGAGTGTCGAACTCGTCGCGGAGGTCGCCGACGAGCGCCTCGGCGACGTCCTCGACGGTCGCGATCCCTTCGAACGCGCCCCACTCGTCGATGACTGCCGCCATCTGTCGGCGCTCGTCGCGGAACTGGACGAGGAGATCGCTCGCGCTCGTCGTCTCCGGGACGACGAGTATCTCCCGGGCGAGGTCGCTCGCGGTGGCGTCGTCGTCGCCCTCCTCGGTCGCGCGCAGCACGTCTTTCACGTCCACGAAGCCGACGACGCGGTCGGCGTCGTCGCGGGCGACGACCGGGTAGCGGGTGTGGCCGGCGTCGAGGACCGTCGCGCGGACCGCCGCCAGCGACGCGTCCGCGGACAGCGAGACCACGTCGGGCCGGGGGACCATCAGCTCGCGGGCCGCGGTGTCGTCGAGCTCGAAGACCCCCTCGATCATCGCGACCTCGGACTCGTCGACGTGACCCGCATCGCCGGCGCGGGCCAGCACGCGGCGGATCTCGCGCTCTTCGAGCGTCTCGTCGCTCTCGGAGGCCGGCGGGACGCCGATCAGGCTCGTGAAGGCGTTCGCGGTCCCGTTGAACACCGCGATGCCGGGCGCGAAGATCAGGTACGAGACCCGCATCGGCGGCGCGAGCAACAGCGAGATCCGCTCCGCCTGCGCGATGGCGATGGTCTTCGGCGCGAGCTCGCCGAAGACGACGTGGAGGAACGTGATGAACGAGAAGCCGACCGCGAACGCGACGAGATGGACGAGATTCTCGGGGAGCAGCGGCCCGAGGACCGGTTCGAGCAGCGCCGCGACCGCGGGCTCGCCGATCCACCCCAGTCCGAGCGACGCGAGCGTGATCCCGAGCTGCGTCGCCGCGAGGTAGTCGTCGAGGTTGGTCATCACCTCTTGGAGCGTCTCCGCGCCCGCCTTCCCGTCCTCAACCATCTCCTCGACCGAGGTGGCACGGATCCGGACGAACGCGAACTCGGAGGCGACGAAGAAGCCGTTGAGGACGACTAACACCAGCGCGGCCGCCACGCGCGACAGCGAGACGGCGATCGCTACCATTCGGTCCCTCCGGGCGCGCGAGCGATTGGCGGATCGACTGTCATGGCGGGCGTTCGCGGAGCGGTCACTAAAAAGGGCTGCCGAGCGCGGGTCGCGCGTTCGGATCGCGCGCGGTCCGACGCCGCCGCGACCCGGGCCGTTTATTCCTCGCCGCGGCGGAACGCCACCATGCTGATCACGCTGGAGGGGCTCGACGGCAGCGGCAAGACGACGGTCTGGGAGGCGCTCCACGACGTGTACCCCGACGCGACGTTCACCTGCGAACCGACGGACAGCTGGTACGGCGACGCGGTGGCGCAGTCGATGGCGGACGTCGACGCCGACCCGCTCGCGGAGCTGTTCTTGTACACCGCCGACCACGCCAACCACCTCTCCGAGACGATACGCCCGGCGCTCGCCGACGGGGATCTAGTGATCTCCGACCGCTACTCGGACTCGCGGTTCGCCTACCAGGGGGCGGCGCTCGCGCGCGCCGACGTCGGCATCCAGCGACCGATGGAGTACGTTCAGGGCGTCCACGCGGCGTTCTCGCGCGAGCCGGACGCGACGGTTTACCTCGATCTCGACCCGGAGACCGCGGCCGAGCGCGCCGGCCGGACGGACAAGTTCGAGCGGGACGGCTACCTCGCGGCCGTCGGCGAGAACTACGAGCGCCTGCTGGAGGCCGACCCCGGGCGGTTCCACCGCGTCGACGCGACGCGACCGCCGGAGGACGTCATCGCGCGGGTGGAGTCGATCGTCGCCGACCTTCTTGAGCGCTGATTCGGCGAGATCCGCCACGTCAGCGCGTGTCCGGCAGTTCGTACTCCTCGGGCGACGGCACGTAGAGGTAGTCGATCGCGACGCCCAGCGCGAGCGGGAGCGCGATGAGCAGCGCCAGCAGGATCGTCGAGCTTCCGATATCGATCCCGGTCCCGACGCCGAGCGCGCCGGTGAACACGAGCGTCGAGACGAGCAACAGCAGGGGGGTCAAGACGATCGTGTACACGACCGAGCCCCACGACGTCGACAGCTGGAGCCGGAAGAATCGGGTGGCGACCCCGGCGAGGAACGTGTGGAACGCGACCAGAGCGAGGAGGCTGCCGAACCCGAACAGCGCGAGCATGGGCGTCGTACGGGCCGCCGACACTTCCCCCTATCGACCACGGAGGAGTCGGGTCGCGTCAGACCGCGCCGTCGTTCCCGTGCCGTCGCGCGGCCGAGAGCAACTCCGAGACCGGCCCCGTGTACTCGTAGCCGGGGATCACGCCCTGGACGTACGTCCCCTCGACGAAGTCGATCAGCGCGCCCGCGTCGTCGACGCCGCGCCGCTCGTTGCCGTCCGTGAGCGCGTAGGTGACCGCGATCTCGTCGCCGTCGGTCTCGACGACGGGGTCGAACTCGCGCTCGCGGCGAGTGACGCCGCCGACGTCGACGACGCGGCGCTCGAACGTGTCGGCCCAGCCGTCCTCGACCACGTCGGCGACCTCGTCGGCGGTGACGGCGGCGAGCGTCGGGACGCGGACCGTGACGGAGAGTCGGATCCGTCCCTCCTCCGCCGATTCTGCGCGGACGCGCCCGTCGAACGCGGTCGTCGACGAGACCCACGCGTCGCCCTCGCGCTCGAAGGAGCCGTGGTCCGCGAACGCCCGGCGGAGTCGGTCGGGGAGGTCGTCGGCCGAGTCGGCGTCGCCGTCGTCCTCGGTTTCGGTCATACCGATCCGGAGGCGACGCGGCCTGAAAAGCCGCTCGCGTCGTCCGCTCGGAGAGCGGCCGCGACGCGTCGTCGATACGGGCACTCCGGGCCGGTACGTGGGGCCCTTTTGTGCGTCGACCGACGAGACGGGGGTATGGCAGACCGGTTTCGCTCGACGGAGGGACTCATCGACGCGCTCGCGGACGCGACGTTCGACCGACCGCCCGCGCTCGTCAGCAACGCGCACATCACCGGGCTCGGCGTCGCCCGGGCGCTCGACGCCCACGACGTGCCCGTGATCGCGCTCGACCGCGCGGGCGGCAACGGCGGCGACGCGGGCGGCGACGCCGACGGAGGCGCGGCCGGCACCGTCAGCCACGACGGGCTCGCGCCGCCGTCCGACGCGGTCGACTTCGCCGGGGCGGTGACGTACCCGCTCGACGACCTCGACGGGTTCCGCGAGGACGTGGAGGCGATCGTCGACGCCGCTGGGACCGAGGCGGTCGCGTTCGGCTGTATGGACGAGTGGGCGCTGTCGTACGCGGAGGCCGACCCCGACGGCGTCCGGCTCCCGTTCGCCGGCAGCGACACGCTCGACGACGTGTTG belongs to Halorubrum sp. DM2 and includes:
- a CDS encoding universal stress protein, translated to MLDRICVPTDGSDAAAAALDHVLAVAADHGATVHLLHVADTTRDSVTRIGGDVVDVLEREGESIVTDAAARAADRGVDAETAVRQGGVPETVAAYAAEVDADLVAVSTRGRQGVERLVGSTTERVVRQSSVPVLALRPDDDETTYPYEDVVVPTDGSPAATAALDRAIPIAERAGATIHVLSVVATGGIGVGDYVDADVLSEYADDEVAAGVERVEAAGVAAVGSVEVAPSAPRGIRAYVEDHGVDLVAMGTHGRTGVSRYLLGSVAERTLRTAAVPVLTVPTPETDEE
- a CDS encoding hemolysin family protein, translated to MVAIAVSLSRVAAALVLVVLNGFFVASEFAFVRIRATSVEEMVEDGKAGAETLQEVMTNLDDYLAATQLGITLASLGLGWIGEPAVAALLEPVLGPLLPENLVHLVAFAVGFSFITFLHVVFGELAPKTIAIAQAERISLLLAPPMRVSYLIFAPGIAVFNGTANAFTSLIGVPPASESDETLEEREIRRVLARAGDAGHVDESEVAMIEGVFELDDTAARELMVPRPDVVSLSADASLAAVRATVLDAGHTRYPVVARDDADRVVGFVDVKDVLRATEEGDDDATASDLAREILVVPETTSASDLLVQFRDERRQMAAVIDEWGAFEGIATVEDVAEALVGDLRDEFDTPERNHTIRRTAERTHEADGSVPLTAVNDALGTDLDGDGYETLGGFVLDRIGRSPEVGDVAETDAFAFEVTAVDGARISTVRVTRREGADAADDGTHPDDGPADATE
- a CDS encoding DUF5813 family protein translates to MTETEDDGDADSADDLPDRLRRAFADHGSFEREGDAWVSSTTAFDGRVRAESAEEGRIRLSVTVRVPTLAAVTADEVADVVEDGWADTFERRVVDVGGVTRREREFDPVVETDGDEIAVTYALTDGNERRGVDDAGALIDFVEGTYVQGVIPGYEYTGPVSELLSAARRHGNDGAV
- the tmk gene encoding dTMP kinase, whose translation is MLITLEGLDGSGKTTVWEALHDVYPDATFTCEPTDSWYGDAVAQSMADVDADPLAELFLYTADHANHLSETIRPALADGDLVISDRYSDSRFAYQGAALARADVGIQRPMEYVQGVHAAFSREPDATVYLDLDPETAAERAGRTDKFERDGYLAAVGENYERLLEADPGRFHRVDATRPPEDVIARVESIVADLLER
- a CDS encoding complex I NDUFA9 subunit family protein yields the protein MKVLVAGGTGFIGSYLCRALAEDGHAVTALSRSPEETPEGVTGVSGDVTDYDSIESAVDGHGAVVNLVALSPLFEPEGGNRMHDRIHRGGTENLVRAAADGGVERFVQLSALGADPNGDTAYIRSKGAAEGIVRESDLDWTIFRPSVVFGEGGEFVSFTKRLKGMFAPGVPLYPLPGGGKTRFQPIHVEDLVPMIAAAVADEEHAGETYEIGGPEVLTLRQVTDLVYEAEKKGITILPLPMPLAKIGLSVLGAVPGFPMGPDQYRSLKFDNTTADNDVAAFGVDAAELTTLGEHLGIR